Proteins encoded by one window of Pan troglodytes isolate AG18354 chromosome 16, NHGRI_mPanTro3-v2.0_pri, whole genome shotgun sequence:
- the ANP32A gene encoding acidic leucine-rich nuclear phosphoprotein 32 family member A, with amino-acid sequence MEMGRRIHLELRNRTPSDVKELVLDNSRSNEGKLEGLTDEFEELEFLSTINVGLTSIANLPKLNKLKKLELSDNRVSGGLEVLAEKCPNLTHLNLSGNKIKDLSTIEPLKKLENLKSLDLFNCEVTNLNDYRENVFKLLPQLTYLDGYDRDDKEAPDSDAEGYVEGLDDEEEDEDEEEYDEDAQVVEDEEDEDEEEEGEEEDVSGEEEEDEEGYNDGEVDDEEDEEELGEEERGQKRKREPEDEGEDDD; translated from the exons GTGAAAGAACTTGTCCTGGACAACAGTCGGTCGAATGAAGGCAAACTCGAAGGCCTCACAGATGAATTTGAAGAACTGGAATTCTTAAGTACAATCAACGTAGGCCTCACCTCAATCGCAAACTTACCAAAGTTAAACAAACTTAAGAAG CTTGAACTAAGCGATAACAGAGTCTCAGGGGGCCTGGAAGTATTGGCAGAAAAGTGTCCGAACCTCACGCATCTAAATTTAAGTGGCAACAAAATTAAAGACCTCAGCACAATAGAGCCACTG AAAAAGTTAGAAAACCTCAAGAGCTTAGACCTTTTCAATTGCGAGGTAACCAACCTGAACGACTACCGAGAAAATGTGTTCAAGCTCCTCCCGCAACTCACATATCTCGACGGCTATGACCGGGACGACAAGGAGGCCCCTGACTCGGATGCTGAGGGCTACGTGGAGGGCCTGGATGATGAGGAAGAGGATGAGGATG AGGAGGAGTATGATGAAGATGCTCAGGTAGTGGAAGACGAGGAGGacgaggatgaggaggaggaaggtgaagaggaggacgtgagtggagaggaggag GAGGATGAAGAAGGTTATAACGATGGAGAGGTAGATGAcgaggaagatgaagaagagcTTGGTG AAGAAGAAAGGGGTCAGAAGCGAAAACGAGAACCTGAAGATGAGGGAGAAGATGATGACTAA